The DNA window ggccTACTAATCTCGTCTCTCATGTTTCTGGCGCCCAGTCTTTCTGGTACCCTGGTGAGTGTTAAGATGTAAACGTTCttttttgtctcttttctcttttcacAATTAGTCAATGGAAGCATAGCTCTTTCAATTCCAGACATGGATTGCAGAACCACTTTGTCAAAACATATATACATAGCATATCCCACCCAGTTTCCTTTCTTGTTGTATCTTAGTTTGTGGTAGGAGGAGGGGTGACAGCAAAAGTTGGCCTCACGAATCTGCTTCTGTTAGTAAATGGCACAAATCAAGAATAGACAAGACAAGCATGCGTACCGGTCGCTGTTGTAAACCTTGGCGTTGTCGCCCAAAAGCTCCTTCTCGCGCTTCTGGTCGGCCAGGTATCGTCGGACCTGGTCACGGTCCTCTTCAGCCTGGAGGAGAGGGATGAGGTTGATGCGAGCCCACATCTTTTCACGACCGAGTTCGCTGTGCGAATGTTAGTTCTCGTTGTTTGGTACGAGTGGAGATAGAGAACGTACTTGAGTTCGCGCATGCCACCGATCAGCTTGTACCAGCCGTAGCCCATAACGGCGCCCATGCCGAGAAGGAGGATACCGGGACGGAAACCCCTGGCGGGGAGGTTTCGCTGGAGAAAGTCAGCGTTTTGATTCGTGATGCAATTCCTTGTTTCTGTTTGTTGGATGTGTTGTTGAATCGTGGTGTAGTACTGGTCTCTCAAGCATCCCAACCAAGCCAATTGATGTCCAAAACAACATAAAACACCACCTCTCGCTATAAATGTTCCCTCCAACTCTGCAGACAAACGCACCTTGTATTGGACGGGCTCGTACCCGCCCCGAGGGGGCATATCTTGAGTCATGTTGGGCTAATCTTGTCGATGTCGCTCGTCTGCTTTTTGTGTATATGTCTCTCGTTTCGTCTCGGCTCCCTCGTTCTGGACGGGCGATACTCTGGTGTCGGTCGTGGACGGGAAATGGTGATTGCTTTATGGTTTCGTGAGGTGATTGATTTGAAGCTGTCAAACCGAATTCCAATTGCTGTTGTCGTATTACGTAAGGCAGTTGAAGCTTAAAGGCCGGGGTAAAACCGCTGTTTGACCAAAGCGGGTTATGTAAGTGGTCGAGCCAGTGGATGCTTGTACTGGATAAAAATATTGGATCACTTTTAGGGAAGCATCCTAGGGTAGCtcctcccaagtcttggggtataaaaataagtagtccaGGAACTCTAGTCTAAGGGACATAAAGTGTctcactaatttcgtctcttccatcatcttcttccttacattacatcaacatcatcatggaCATCATCAAGGACAAAGCATAGGAAGCTTACTATCGTCCGCCCCCGGGGAACATCTCGAGGGTCTGGTACAAAGTCTTATCTGTCTCCAGCCCATACCCCTACCCTCACAAGAGTCCCATTGCGCGCGGAAACCGCACCGCGTTCTGCGACTCGGACTGGATTGCGGCGACAGAAGACGTACCCATATTCTACAGAGCTCCTTCTTCTACTAACACCGAACTCAATGATCAGAAAGACGCTCACTTGCAGTTCTACTTCTGGACAGCACTTGAGAGGTCAAACCGGTGCTTCGGACATGCCGGGCAACTCGAGAACGCCTGGAATATTTACGACATGTATGGTATGATAACCTGGTAGCGACGGATACTGCGCATGCCACTATCCGGTCCGGAAACCTTCCAGGACGGTATCTGGCGAAAAACCCTACTGAGTTCTCCGTGGTTCGACTGCCCAACCTTCGAAATCCTGTTATCGAGACCTATCGGGTCTAATGATCTCGACATGACGCCTTGGGAGCCAGGCACGAGACTTGTCACCAGGGACCCACGTCACCCGGAGCTGTTAATATTGTTTTTGGAGAAGTGGTGGTTGGAGGCCGTGAATTGGCATATGAGGAGGTTTGACAATGGTGACTTGGTTTTACCCCTGACGGCGGGATATTATGAGGAACAGTATGGGTCCGAGGCCATGAACTGGCCTACGTTCGGGGAGGAGGCCAATATCAAGAATCAGTTCTGCAGTGGCGAGGATTACCAACAGGTAGAGACTCGGATTGATGAGAGGTTTCCTGATGACGGTGTGATCGACGCTGCAAGAACTCTTGTGTGGTTCTCCGTTATGAACCCGTGAGTGACTACGTATATAAGATATGCATAATGATGCTATCAATACTACTGCAATACCTTCTCTCTATTGATTGTTCggtcttggccttgaagaAGAGATATAGCAAGAAGACTTGGACAAAGAGATAGGGAAGGCTTTTCCTAAACCTGTGATTGACAGCCTGCTATCAGCATCAGGGTCGTTCTGTACATCATAATTCCTTCTCTTCAGACCGAACTCCCCTAATCGCCGCGACTTCTCTTCG is part of the Fusarium poae strain DAOMC 252244 chromosome 4, whole genome shotgun sequence genome and encodes:
- a CDS encoding hypothetical protein (TransMembrane:1 (o24-43i)~BUSCO:55902at5125); its protein translation is MTQDMPPRGGYEPVQYKRNLPARGFRPGILLLGMGAVMGYGWYKLIGGMRELNELGREKMWARINLIPLLQAEEDRDQVRRYLADQKREKELLGDNAKVYNSDRFVRPTFAVTPPPTTN